In a single window of the Acyrthosiphon pisum isolate AL4f chromosome X, pea_aphid_22Mar2018_4r6ur, whole genome shotgun sequence genome:
- the LOC103309926 gene encoding ATP-dependent DNA helicase PIF1-like: protein MNIGQQETLNLITRNISGQIGGSNNRLHLFITGQAGTVVKVGALSEVAARLVRRSTLHSMLKLPVQKDGRIVQMPLLSGQYLQHMRLEWKDVEFIFIDEISMVPYEMLCMIEFRLRQLKSPEEMFGEINVLLFGDLMQIPLVKRQPVFSQSRHMIPATHLWELFTLIELTQNMRQQGDTTFFDVLNALRIGELTTSHMFVLMSRVSTETDGEFSIEKAMRIYPTNKQVEAHSNKVLQYFREKNVEMFTIRALDSLVDATRPLKNSIDTVISDDINKTGGLPRELVIFVSTKVMLRSNIDVQKGLVNGTIGFVTELKWAGGFRRGQIYKQDIPGVMVDFGVDGIHLIKPKSIQFPEKFSYGTAERRMLPLILSWASTAHKMQGTTVDYAVVYLGRKLFVQGQAYVIISRVRSFNGLHTEELDASKITGKTSCNVDALDEIERMRQRL, encoded by the exons ATGAATATTGGACAACAAGAAACCTTGAATCTCATCACAAGGAATATTTCCGGACAGATTGGGGGAAGTAACAATCGGTTGCACCTATTTATAACCGGTCAGGCAGGAACGG TCGTCAAGGTCGGTGCTTTATCAGAAGTCGCAGCGAGACTAGTAAGAAGATCGACTCTGCACAGTATGCTCAAATTACCTGTGCAGAAGGACGGTAGAATCGTACAAATGCCACTATTGTCTGGCCAATATCTTCAACACATGCGGCTAGAATGGAAAGATGTCGAGTTTATCTTCATTGACGAAATTTCTATGGTACCATACGAAATGCTGTGCATGATCGAGTTTCGACTGCGACAATTGAAGAGTCCCGAGGAAATGTTCGGAGAAATTAATGTATTGCTGTTTGGCGATCTGATGCAGATACCGCTAGTGAAGAGACAACCAGTTTTCAGTCAGTCCAGACACATGATACCGGCTACACATTTGTGGGAATTATTCACTTTGATTGAGCTGACGCAAAATATGAGGCAGCAAGGTGATACAACTTTCTTTGACGTCCTCAATGCGCTGCGAATTGGAGAACTAACGACAAGTCACATGTTCGTGTTGATGAGTCGGGTTAGTACAGAGACGGACGGGGAATTCTCTATAGAGAAGGCTATGCGCATTTACCCGACCAACAAGCAAGTGGAGGCCCACAGTAATAAAGTACTACAATACTTTCGAGAAAAAAATGTCGAAATGTTTACCATTCGAGCTCTAGATTCTTTGGTCGATGCCACTAGGCCGCTAAAAAATTCAATCGACACCGTCATATCGGATGACATCAACAAGACCGGAGGATTGCCGAGAGAGCTGGTAATATTTGTGAGTACAAAAGTGATGCTGCGATCTAACATCGATGTACAAAAAGGCTTGGTCAATGGAACAATAGGTTTTGTAACGGAACTGAAATGGGCTGGTGGCTTCCGCAGAGGTCAGATTTACAAGCAGGACATACCGGGCGTAATGGTGGATTTTGGCGTGGATGGGATCCACCTTATCAAGccaaaatcaatacaatttccAGAAAAATTCAGTTACGGAACTGCTGAGCGCCGTATGCTGcctttaatattatcatgggcTTCAACAGCCCATAAAATGCAAGGCACCACAGTCGACTATGCTGTCGTTTACTTGGGACGGAAACTATTCGTACAAGGTCAAGCGTACGTCATCATTAGCAGAGTTCGTAGCTTCAATGGACTTCATACCGAAGAGTTGGACGCTTCAAAAATAACGGGAAAGACATCCTGTAACGTTGACGCTTTGGATGAAATTGAAAGAATGAGACAACGTCTATGA